DNA from Quercus lobata isolate SW786 chromosome 1, ValleyOak3.0 Primary Assembly, whole genome shotgun sequence:
aaaatttgttatattattgaagtataaatgaattaattactTAATTTTAGTGAAGAGTTTGGTGGTTAACATGTactcaaaaagtaaaaatatcaATTGCCACAAACATACTCGTACAGAAGTTTGATAAGAACAAACCAAACAAGAGACCAAAATTGTaattggatgaaaaataaataaatgaaatctaACTGCTTTGGATCAAGGTCACTAGGACACCATATATCCTAAACAAGatttaaggcaaaaaaaaagcccaaaaaggaGCCAATAGTTATAATGCACATATCATGAGATATAAAATACAACTCTAGAATACTTGAAAGTAGAAGCATCTTTGAATCCAAGATGCGAGCCAGTTTAGTCAACTTCATGAGAAGTGCATTACTTATaaccaaaagttaaaaagaaaatacaagggGAAAAATGTTTCACTGCTGAGATGACCCGGGAGTTGAGGATCCTGATGGTCCAGACCCTGCTTGGTTGGACACTGGAGGTGCAGATCCTGATGTAGACCCTGGGTGAGTAGCAGATCCTGATGGTGCAGATCCTGGGTGTGTACCAGACCCTGGTGGTGCAGAATGCTGATAAGGCTGGTTCATTGGTGGAGGCTGTGGAGTGGGTATTGCTGAATGATATGGTGGAGGGTATTGCTGATAAGGTGGCATTGGCGGCATATATCCATATGGAGGATAGAACTGCTGATGATATTGCCCATGTGGTGGTGGCATACCTTGATAGGGATAATGATGGCCTTGTTGCTGCTTCTCAGGACCAGATTTGTTCTCACCTGACCCTGTGGGCCCAGTGGAAGCCCCCTCATGTGATGGAATAACAGCACCCATTCTTTGAGGATCCATTGACGGATAAAAAGCTCTCTCCTGCTGAGGAGGAGGTGGAATATTGAAATAATGCATAGGTTGGTTTTGGTCCAGAGTGCCAGGTGGCTGTAATTGGCTCTGCTGCTGGGATATAACTGCCCGAGGCAACATCCCGCTATGAGCCACTGCAGGTTGCTGCCTTGCTTCATCTGAGCCCTCTGACTCTGGTTTTGGTGCTTGAGGTCTACCCCACATCAGCTTCAGCCTCAGACCCTTTATGACCAGTTTGTTGGAGAGCTCTTCTGCAGCCTTCTCTGCACCTTCTCTGGTTGTGTAGGTTACAAAAGCACAAGCTCGTAGGGGCACCATCCTTATGGATTCAATTTCACCATGGGCATAGAAGTTATCCCTCAGGTCCTGCTCTGTGACCCTTTCATTAAGCCCACCAACGTAGAGGGTTCTGATGCTCTCATCCTCAGGAGGTTCCAGAGAAGGCATCTCTCCTGCCTTGTTGAGTAGCTTCATTGCAACCGGATCGTTCACTCTgcatattttagaattttatttatttaagttagAATGCAtatattttagaatattaaatCAAAGGCAAATATCAAAATCTCTTAAAGTTATGCATCACATGCTCAGGTGCACAGATGCACATATCTGTAAGCATGCAAGTGCAGGCATTTGTGCAACCATGCAAGTGATTTGTTGCAGGTTTTTGGCAATGGGAAGAACAGGGAATAGAGTACAAAGCACAAAGGTTGATTTGAGTCATTGAAAATCAAAACATGCTCAGAGATGTAAAGACTattaccaaacaaaaacatggaTGATCAAACACACTTGGcaaaatacaaacacacacacacaagagaaGGGGCAGGGGGAGACTTTTAACATTGCCTTGTAAAGACTATTTTAACCCTCTAATTCAAAGAAACTAAGCAACTAGTCACCCCTACCAATCCCAATATGAGCTATCTCTTTAAGTCAAGAATGGCCTTTGGTCTAGTAGTAACACCATCCAGCCCCCTTAGCGGGACATGGCAAAATCAAGTAAGACCAAGCTCTTTCATTCTAACTGACAGAAGGTAGagttttcagcaaataaacTCCTAGCCTATGGTAGGAGAGACAAACTGCAAACAATATATGTCATGGATACATGACTATGCCATTATCTAGAACTTCCATGCAAAGAATATTAGAATAATGACAATTGACCAACTAATGCAAGTGTATGAGTTTACCCACATGATCCCAAAATGAATGGGCATAACTGCTAATCTCCATTACATTTAATAAAAGCTTAGCATTCACACCCATGACATTTTAAAATCAAACCATACAGAGCAAGCAAGCCAGAGGGAGAGATATCAGCTTAAATATGCCTCATTTTACtcaaaaatgaagaaatcatCAACCACTGGACATACCCGTAGTAACGATCTTTAATATTCTGCTGTGACAACTCCCCAGTTATGGGCATCTCATGTCTGTAAGGGCACTCAGCACCTCTTGTGCATTCACCCCTTATGTAGAAACTGCAGACATGCGCTCTATTTCTTTTGTAATACGGTGTTGTTCTTTGAAGCTTCATAATGGTGTCATTTGCGCGAACCTTTCCATATGATGATTCATAATCTAAACCAGCTCTAGCCTGCATAAAGTAAAGACTTAAATAAGCACAAAAGAATGACAGAATGGAGAAGATGTAACCTTGCCATCTAagccaaaaactaaaaaatgcaaattaaacAGCAAAACTAAACCATCACTTATGCATCTCTCATGAGAACTAGAATTTACCAAAGCTCTTGCATTCAATCAAAAACgcaaagaggagagagagtagTAACCTTACACTTAGTCTTGGGCCTtgtcaaaagaaacaaaaggctAAACCttaacttttttataataaacaaTTATTCAACTCCAGAATATTGCAGTCCTACAACAGGTATAATGTTTTTCAAACCTAAATTTTCTTTCAGCAGTTACTTATGATTTCTTACCAGATTAGTTATATATTAATGATTGCTGAAGAGAGGTTTTTTTCATGACTGCCGTAGAGGAAATAATGAGCCAGAGGCAGATAAATCAGAATTCAGGGACCAAAGAGCTGTGAGAAGAATACTGGAAGgaaatttgcaaaattagaTAGGAATGGAAGTTTACAGTTATTCTACTCTGGTTAGTCAGACAAAAGAACTAGGTCATGGAGGTAGATAACAGACCAAGGCACTAGGTAGATGAACAACACTATCAGCAACCATGTGGGAAGTGCTATAGCAAGAGAAGGTCAACAAAATCACGGGATCTACTGGACACATGGAAACTGGCTATTAATAGCATCATGGCATAAATTTGAAGATATACTGAGGATATGCGTTAAAAAAGCACGTGATGATTTTATCTAACATTTTCTTTCATTGATGTTGTGCATGACCCAATCAACCATGtagaaccaaaaaagaaaaaaaactcaaacaccTCCAAAGCAGGAAACATTGGTATCTTTATTGCCCAACTACATAGGAAATAATTTGGAGAAGCTCCACGGAGCTTGACTTGCTCTGAGTGTTAAAGCAATTTTCTCTATATTCATCCATCAACAAATTTAATTGTTCACCATGCAAATGCAAAAACAATTGCAGCATTACAAAgccaaataaaattagaaattcatcAGCATATTCTTGTAGGCTTACAGATGCAAATGAAGTTGTAAtagtaattaaataaattaacattatttCCCATCACTGACCACTATGCTACTCCATAATTCAGCATTTTTTGGCCATGTAATcttgggcaaaaaaaaaaaaaaaacatacccTGCGGTCATGCTCCTCGGCAAAATACTCCCTATTGACATCACTCTTGGGAATGGCATCATTGGAATTGATTGACAGAGCAGTGTCTCGAACCTGTACTGGCAAACCGTATTCAAGATCCAAAAGGCAAACTTGGCAAACATTTTTCAACTTACTGCATGTCTGgcaaatttcagtttttttaaatCTGGCATCACGACCAGGCCTCCACCTGAAAACTGTAAACGGTCGTGTACAAATCTTGCATTCCTTATCAAAGTCTGCTTTTGTCTGCATTCAAATACACGGGTACCAATACTTAACAATAGTTGAAATTGACCAttactaggaaaagaaaattgaaatttgaaaccgCACTGgcattaatatgaaaaatacatGTATCACTACCCAAAAAATACAGTAAAGTTTATCAAACAGTCATACTGTATTTTTTGCATACCTCTTTCTTGACAAGTTGCCCTCCTATATTGCATTTAATTtctcaagaaaataaatgacacAGTAATTAGCGATATAGAGAACATGAATTATCAACCAGTTCTACAATAGACTTACAAAGCATAATTGACCAAAGAAACATATAGATGGTAAGATGACAATCTGATCCATGTTTCAACTGGAAGAAATTACTAAAGCctcttaaaatttttctaaaaagaccaaaaaccTATTAAGAAACCCCTTTAGCCCATCACTACTTTTCCAAGGGACCTAATCatgattgcattttttttttttttttttttttggtaaattacacacacatgtgggtcttgaacccataaCCTCACCCTCCACTTAACACTTGCAATGGGAGGAAATTCCAATTGAGCTTGAGCTTATTGGCCAAATCCCAATTAACCAATTTCATTATAAAACaatattgaatttaaattaagtTGTAATACATTTTCCAGACCAATCTGAAAATGGAGACACACCACTACTATTAGCTACAAACATACATAAAACTTCACATGCAAAACACTCTGCAACTATTTCAACTCCAAACAAACCCGTGCTCTCTTCGGGACCCATCATTCGTCTATTTACCACAGCAAATTCTAATAGCCTTGAcatccccaaaaaaaatcattctcatTAAGCTAGTGTttcgaataaaaaaaataagtttgaaatttcacaacaattttatacATAGAAGCCATTGCTAAGCCaaactaacaacaaaaataacataaCATATGACAAGATAAGCGGGAAGTTGCGCTATTGGGAACAAGGGATTTAGGGTTTCACGGAAATTGAAATTGTAGTGGCAAAGAAAGAAAGGTGAAAAGAGATTGAAAAAGAAGCATACCATGCGAACATAGGGATTGTCACCGAGGCAAGACTCGCAGATGATAGGGAAGTCGGAGCGTTCCCAGCCATCGGCCTCCAGATCTCTGAGCATTCTATGCGCCATGTTTGGCTCGGCTCTGTTGTGCCCTAGGCCTAAGCTCTATATATAGAGGTCTTCGCCGACTTTGGATTGGGTCACTGTGGCCTCCTCCTCTGGCTTGTGCTGGTTCTCAAGTCTCAAGGGCGGGCGTCGATGCCAGTTGCTTGCTGCAAGAGAATATGGTTTTGGCTTTTGTTTTGGGTACTTTCGGCTATATGCCTAGTCGCCAATTACCGTCGCTATTTCCTTatctttctatcttttattttttttaccattcttCTAGAATAGTGAAACAATTTAATGACCAAGGTAAACAGGGTATTAAATAAACCAAACTATTTATATAGATTtactctataaataaataaatatataaataaaacttgttatttCAAAACTGTGTTTTCAAAagacatattttaaaaaactacttttctaaaatgttatttttaaaccatttacccaaacaaaccctaaaaaaaaaccaagcctAATCCTTAATTTTAAGCCTTTTTAATATACAGATTAGGcccaagccaaaaaaaaaataaaatataaaatttcatgaaaaaaacCCCTAAAAAATAAGggttgataaaataaaataaaacaagttgAATCTATACTCATTTTATGTGCTTGGTAATAAGTTTGATATGGGCttgaaaataaactcatattCTACTAAacctttaattaattaagagtTAGAACCACTTGTTCAAACCAAATGGACTTGACAATGCACTTGTGTTAGATCTCAATCTCAAAAGCTTAATATGTTTGAATTCAACTAGATTGATGAATCATGTTGAGCCAAGACAAGCTAAAGTGTTTGAATTCTTTTACAAGCTTGAGTTCAAACATTGTTTGTAGGTTTTGTCCAAGCTTAAGATgaactttaacatttttttttttttttttttgtcaagcaGAACTTAAATATTCAATACTCGATAAATATTAGGCTCATTTACAACCCTAAGTTAGTGTTgatgccctttttttttaaagggccCAACAgcagaagaagcccaacaataaaaaaaaataaataaataaaaaaaaggaaggaaaagcaGTAAAGAAATAAGGAAACAAGCCCAATGGGTTGAAGTAGCAAGATTGATGGCCAGCAAGcccatgaaaataaaaattaaaaaaaagggtaaagaaGAAGTAAACGGATCAAGGAAACCCAAGGAATGAAGTAGTCGTAGGAATAATAAGAGGTAAAGAATAAATAGATGGATCAAGGAAACCCAAGGAATGAAGTAGTAAGCCCATAGGAATAATAAGAagtaaagaagaagtaaatgggTCAATGAAGCCTAGGAAATAAATTGGTAAACTTAATGGATTGGCTTATAGGCCAATAAGCCCGAAAAATAATAAGAGGTAAAGATGTAGTACAATGGTCGAGGAAGCCCAACGAATTCAGCAAAAAAACTCATTGGAGTAAAATAGgtaaagaataagtaaataagCCAAGGAATCCCAAAGAATAAAGTAGTAAAATGGGCTAGTACAGCAGGAATGTTAGCCAACAAGCCCAAAAGAGGTAAAGATGTGGAAAGTGGGCCAAGGAAACCCTGAGCAAAAGAATGATGAAGAAATGGGCTGATACGGCAGGAACATCAACCCACAAGTCCACGGggtaataagaaataaaaagagagataaagatATACCAAGCACGATGAAGTGATATGGCAGGATTAGTGGTCAAAAGGCCCACGAtcataaagaagaaaaagtacgGGCTTAGCAGGAGGACGAAGGCTTTTTGCCCAAGTGATACCCATTCCAAGAAAGgatgaaaggaagaaaatatgagTCCAAAAGCCCACACACCCTTCACATCACAAAAGATAAACACCAACTAACACGTATAGCAGAACCAAACAAATGCAAAAGTAGCAGAAATGGTGTGAAGgctagaaagaagaaaattcagACAGAGTGGAGCATGTGCAAAAGGCCAAGGCACCAGCCAATACATGAGAGGTGGGCCATAGGTCAAGCCTTTTAGAGGGTGCGGTTTAGTGGTGGGGAGAAAAGTGGGTATATTCTAGGGTTCCCACTCAAGCTTATTTGAGATAAATGTCCTACTGGGATGGCATCTTACCAAAAGAGGTAAATATGGGCTGGGACCACTTGATGCATACTATAGAGGTAGGTGATGAGATAGCTTAATCCTTATCTGGATGGGTGAAGTAAAGACAGAGAGAGGTAATAAACAAGATAAGTAATTTTTTCTGGGAATGGAGAGTGGTGCAACCAACACACTCTAAGTAGAGGTAGtggacatgattttttttttataataaatttaggtgattgatttttttttggttgtttatcaattttttttgttttaatcgGGCATCCTTTTTTAACAATGGTATATgcgtaaatttatacaaactcactttttctattcctccactttttcactcccaccaaacaaaaatgagggaaattaaaataatttttatcctTCTACTTTTTCACTCCTTCAACTAAATGGACCCTTAAAGTTTGAATCTCCCTCACCCGcttaagaaataattataatatgcaTATGCACCTTCCTTTCAGTGTGAGAGACTCACATGCATGGAATTGACATGCTTGAATAAGctaaataaataactttttctattaataatatattttttaaccttttatcataaaaataacaaatcacTTTTACGATTTTACCCACTAAGTACAACTGGGATGCCCTTCCCACAAaagaattgaataaaatataggCCCAAAGTGACTTCAACTATGAGATTTGCAATCTCCGCTTAGAATTAATTGAGCACCTCATCATTCAATGCTCTTTCACCATTACCACTATGTCACATGCAAGTTGCAACCTTTAACCTTTCAAAATTGGGATCCTTGTCTACTAGTGACACTATGAAACACCTTATCAATCCATCCATATTCATTACAATACCTAAAGAGGATAATCATCATTTTACTCTTTTTATCTCTATAACTTACTGACAATATTTGGAGGATCCAATATATATGTacatgcatgtgtgtgtgtgtgtgtgtgggagaGGTAAGATCCGAGTACGAAATAGAGCCCGTGGGCCAAGTTCGAGGAGGGGGAAGGACCCACCCACACATTAGTCCTGACCCAACATGTGGATGAGAATCTGAGGAGGAATCATGAAGAGGCCAACCTTCAAAGGAGCCTGAAGAACGAGCATTCCTCAAAAATTGTTGGGTAGACCACTTGCACTAGATAACATAATACTGAAGAAGACAGTAGAGATGTGCAATCAAAGAATAATGAAAGTATCCAAACAAAATAACTATCACCTCCGCATTCAATTCAATGCACTGCACCAACTCAGTTGGCCGCATTAATGGAGGAATGACCTCTGAACAATGATTTCACAACTTGCAGCACACTCTACCACTTCCAGCAAAaccttgatgggacaagcatctaAAGGAAGTTCGGTGATTGTACAAGTGGAGAGCTCAGATGCAATTCAGGTTAGTATATAAAGAAAGGAAGCCCCAACAGAAGGGGGacgaaaaactgaaaagaaataTTGATATTGTATAGCACTATCCTGTGATTAAGATTTAAACAATAGATGAACAACTGCTCTTTGGCCAAGTCCGAGGAAGTATTAATTCCAAGAATATGTTATTCTTTCTTGAGTTATCTAACTTTTTCTCATCCATCTAAAGATTAAATCATACTAGTACATCAAAGTTGACCTCGGAAGCCCACcctctaaaaattaattatattgggCCATCTAACCTAAATccactattctaagtgggcttAGCCTGTTGGACTcacctacaatatatataaaaattaggtACCACTATAGAACCTAGATATGCAGTAGAATCTATCAACAAAACCTATTAAGAGCACCTTGCAACATGGATAGCCCTAAAGTTGCCCCCTAGCTTCCTTGTGTCATCCTCATGTACgtttgatgaaaataaatttcgaCACTACTATCAGACTTGGCTTTTCTATGGTTACTGTTATTGGTAGAAATGATGTGGGAGACATACTTTTTGCCCAATCATTTGTTTTACCTCCTATGGATCCTTTGATTGGTGAATTTAAGGCTATTCTTTTGGCCCTAGAGTTAGGGGTGCACCACTAacacatttttgttttgtttgaagaATACTCCTTTCAAGTTATATAAGGTTGAATCATAGAAGCTTTCAACTAGTT
Protein-coding regions in this window:
- the LOC115985410 gene encoding zinc finger CCCH domain-containing protein 49-like, which translates into the protein MAHRMLRDLEADGWERSDFPIICESCLGDNPYVRMTKADFDKECKICTRPFTVFRWRPGRDARFKKTEICQTCSKLKNVCQVCLLDLEYGLPVQVRDTALSINSNDAIPKSDVNREYFAEEHDRRARAGLDYESSYGKVRANDTIMKLQRTTPYYKRNRAHVCSFYIRGECTRGAECPYRHEMPITGELSQQNIKDRYYGVNDPVAMKLLNKAGEMPSLEPPEDESIRTLYVGGLNERVTEQDLRDNFYAHGEIESIRMVPLRACAFVTYTTREGAEKAAEELSNKLVIKGLRLKLMWGRPQAPKPESEGSDEARQQPAVAHSGMLPRAVISQQQSQLQPPGTLDQNQPMHYFNIPPPPQQERAFYPSMDPQRMGAVIPSHEGASTGPTGSGENKSGPEKQQQGHHYPYQGMPPPHGQYHQQFYPPYGYMPPMPPYQQYPPPYHSAIPTPQPPPMNQPYQHSAPPGSGTHPGSAPSGSATHPGSTSGSAPPVSNQAGSGPSGSSTPGSSQQ